CATGGCTTTGATCTTGCCGTAATCGGTGGGGCCGTCCTGCAGGACGGTGACGCCGGATGTTTCCGTGAACTTGTCGGCCCAGGCGGCCTTCTGCACGTCCTGCGTGGTGCCGCCCCAGCTGGTGAAGACCATATCTTCGGCCCGCACCTGCGTGGAAAGGCTCAGTGTTGCAGCGATCGCCGCGATGGTCAGTCTGTTTTTCATGTTCCCTTGCTCCGTTTGTTTGGACTGTTTTTCTTGGCTTCTGGACAGCCGGCACCTGCCCGTCCGGGGTTCTCCTGGAAGGTGGCAAATCCCGAAATTCGTGTAGATCGAGCCCGTGGCTCTCCGCCGGAGGTCAGACCGGCCGTGTTCCTCCCACCGGTGAAAAGGCTGCAGGTTTCAAAATCTTGTTTTCAGCGACTTCGATCAGGTCACGGATTTTCGGCAAGAATGCCTGCCAGGCCGGATCCGCCATCAGCGAAGTGCGTCGGGTTTCCCGGTCATCCAGGCTGGAGAAACCCCAGATGTGGACGATCTCGTTGATGACGCCGATTTCCGAGAAGAAATAGCCGACGAGGTCGCCCAGGTGCCGCTTCTGGATGGCGATACCCTCGTCCTCCACCACCTTGAGATAGTCGGGGATGGCTCCATTCTTCAACCGGTAGGTTCGCATCTCATAGACCATGGCCATCACCGCATCACAAAGGGGTCGGGGATCGGATCATCGGACGTGCGCAACCATATGGTCTTGGTGCGGGTGTAACCGAGTGCCGCCGCCATTCCGCCTTCGCGTCCGTCGCCGGAAAGACCGGAACCGCCGAACGGGGCGATCGGCGATACCGCGCGATAGGTGTTGACCCAGACGATGCCGGCACGGATCGACTTCATCAGCCGATGCGCCCGCGTCAGATTTTGCGTAAAAATGCCGGACGCCAATCCGTAGGGCGTGCTGTTGGCCAACGCGACCGCCTCGGCCTCCGTCTCAAAGGACATGACCGAGAGGACCGGACCAAAGAATTCCTGTTCCAGGGACGGCGAGCGCGTTCCGTCGCAATCGAGAATGGTCGGCAGGTAGAAATAGCCGTCCCCTTCAGGCGCCGATCCGCCGGTGACGAGCCTTGCTCCGCTGTCGAGCGAAGCTGCGACCAGCGTTTCGATGTGGCGGCGCTGCCGCGCGGTGGCAAGTGGGCCGACCTCGGT
The sequence above is drawn from the Pararhizobium qamdonense genome and encodes:
- a CDS encoding NIPSNAP family protein — encoded protein: MVYEMRTYRLKNGAIPDYLKVVEDEGIAIQKRHLGDLVGYFFSEIGVINEIVHIWGFSSLDDRETRRTSLMADPAWQAFLPKIRDLIEVAENKILKPAAFSPVGGTRPV